One Phoenix dactylifera cultivar Barhee BC4 unplaced genomic scaffold, palm_55x_up_171113_PBpolish2nd_filt_p 000843F, whole genome shotgun sequence DNA segment encodes these proteins:
- the LOC120107366 gene encoding putative protein TPRXL translates to MDSANSGSIQSSSGGDEEYDSRADSISALFHPTSSSSSAAAAAAAAAASLPPPPPSSSSSSSHHPNPSSFFDSFSFLDSSPLLPLDSSSSPWPPRPLRPSPVPTPDFPHLNSSLPRGPPIVQSSVQQPPENSTAIAAPPRSSKKRSRASRRAPTTVLTTDTSNFRAMVQEFTGIPSPPFGAASSPFSRSRFDLFHSSSSPSSLAPPYLLRPFPQKPPALASPNPSSSATTITAIIDALASTTNTISNAKASATIPITSAPASMPNSTPTNNNYQLPSPDPGLASQNQSLFNLQSQGPVINFQSLLTQKYTLPTAPPAFATRPQAVIPSPEFGSRELGLPPGLIRSEGVQSGWAGASGPDGGEQARLRPVVGGNDNGAQQRVSSCKFNYSGPGSSELNGEKGSEGVAARGEGMVDSWICSSD, encoded by the coding sequence ATGGATTCCGCAAACAGCGGCAGCATCCAGTCCTCCAGCGGCGGCGACGAGGAGTACGACTCCCGTGCCGACTCCATCTCCGCCCTCTTCCACCCCacctcctcctcgtcctccgccgccgccgccgccgccgcagctGCCGCCTCCCTCCCAcctcctcccccttcctcctcctcctcctcgtcccaCCACCCTaacccctcctccttcttcgactccttctccttcctcgactcgtcccctctcctccccctcgactcctcctcctccccctggcCTCCACGCCCCCTCCGCCCCTCCCCCGTTCCCACCCCCGACTTCCCCCATCTCAACTCCTCCCTTCCTCGCGGTCCACCAATCGTTCAATCTTCGGTGCAGCAGCCGCCCGAGAATTCCACCGCCATCGCCGCACCGCCGCGGAGCTCCAAGAAGCGCTCCCGCGCCTCGCGCCGTGCCCCGACCACCGTCCTCACCACCGACACCTCCAACTTCCGTGCCATGGTCCAAGAATTCACCGGCATCCCGTCCCCTCCCTTCGGCGCCgcctcctcccccttctcccgctcCCGCTTCGATCTCTTCCATTCCTCctcctcgccctcctcccttGCCCCTCCTTACCTCCTCCGCCCTTTCCCCCAGAAACCCCCCGCCTTAGCTTCTCCCAACCCTTCATCATCTGCTACCACCATTACTGCTATAATCGATGCTCTTGCTTCTACTACTAATACCATTTCTAATGCCAAGGCCAGCGCTACCATTCCCATAACTAGCGCTCCTGCTAGTATGCCTAATTCTACTCCAACTAATAATAACTACCAACTGCCTTCGCCTGATCCTGGACTTGCCAGCCAAAACCAGTCTCTCTTCAACCTTCAAAGCCAAGGCCCCGTCATCAACTTCCAATCCCTCCTCACCCAGAAGTACACTCTCCCCACCGCGCCACCGGCCTTCGCCACGAGGCCGCAGGCCGTTATTCCATCGCCGGAGTTCGGTTCGAGAGAGCTTGGACTCCCGCCGGGGCTTATCAGGTCGGAGGGCGTGCAGTCGGGCTGGGCTGGTGCGTCGGGGCCGGATGGCGGTGAGCAAGCTCGACTGAGGCCGGTGGTCGGAGGGAACGATAATGGCGCGCAGCAAAGGGTGAGCAGCTGCAAGTTCAACTACTCTGGGCCAGGTTCGTCGGAGCTCAATGGGGAGAAGGGGTCGGAGGGCGTGGCGGCGCGGGGCGAGGGTATGGTGGACTCGTGGATTTGTTCTTCTGATTAG